The following are encoded together in the Cicer arietinum cultivar CDC Frontier isolate Library 1 chromosome 2, Cicar.CDCFrontier_v2.0, whole genome shotgun sequence genome:
- the LOC101508933 gene encoding GTP-binding protein At3g49725, chloroplastic: MLRNLCASLESSRKILTSSPSKWWRQTSPYSTATSDHDTPPKLLVVQPRLRSEKLLQAKLNEALCLANSLEDQRDGYFHTDFFDKPLPPHVLVQNPSLKGHKPRADTYFGPGTVDTIKCHLNAAESKGEVDAVFVNAILSGIQLRNMERAWKKPVVDRVGLIIEIFNAHAFTKEAKLQAELAALSYKKSRLVRVLGPGGRYTFGASGEAEVVSARGRGSGGQGFMSGAGETELQLQRRRVLERRSYLLTQIDEVRRTRAVQRAGRKRHGGSSGQRLATVAIVGYTNAGKSTLVSNLTDSDLYSDCRLFATVDPRLRSAVLPSGRKVLFSDTVGFISDLPVQLVEAFHATLEEVIEADLLVHVVDSTAPNLDEHRTTVLQVLQQIGVSQEKLQNMIEVWNKIDAEEECMDADEYIDEDEEADETSLDREEDLNTDSETLEETEKVSEQSLCDSEVVEGKEDYSDGWLYEEDTIVNEGDFCLPSSVANQQNDGTIGPSGPHVKTSAITGVGLQELLELIDTKLSSQDEKLKGAKVDERNLFDRKWRPSRDSSIAVEN, encoded by the exons ATGTTGAGAAATTTGTGTGCATCACTCGAATCTTCTAGAAAGATCTTAACTTCATCTCCTTCCAAATGGTGGCGACAAACTTCTCCTTATTCTACCGCCACCTCCGATCACGACACCCCTCCGAAGCTTCTGGTGGTTCAGCCCCGTCTCCGCTCCGAAAAGCTATTACAAGCCAAACTCAACGAAGCACTCTGTCTCGCCAATTCACTCGAAGACCAACGGGACGGTTATTTCCACACCGATTTCTTTGATAAACCTTTACCCCCTCATGTCCTTGTTCAGAACCCTTCCCTTAAAGGCCATAAACCTCGTGCAG ATACGTATTTTGGACCTGGAACTGTTGATACTATCAAGTGTCATCTTAATGCTGCTGAATCAAAG GGTGAAGTGGATGCTGTTTTTGTTAATGCTATACTGTCTGGTATTCAGCTACGAAATATGGAA AGGGCTTGGAAAAAACCTGTGGTGGACCGTGTTGGTCTTATAATAGAGATTTTCAATGCTCATGCATTCACCAAGGAAGCCAAGCTGCAG GCTGAACTTGCAGCTCTGTCATACAAGAAGTCAAGACTTGTTCGTGTTCTTGGCCCAGGTGGTCGCTACACATTTGGTGCTTCGGGAGAAGCTGAAGTTGTTAGTGCACGAGG GAGAGGAAGTGGTGGCCAAGGTTTTATGAGCGGTGCAGGAGAAACTGAACTTCAGCTTCAGCGGCGAAG AGTCTTAGAAAGGAGAAGTTATCTACTAACACAAATTGATGAGGTTCGCCGTACCCGTGCTGTGCAACGTGCTGGTCGGAAGAGACATGGGGGCTCATCTGGACAACGCTTAGCCACTGTTGCCATTGTTGGGTATACAAATGCT GGAAAATCTACGTTAGTTAGTAATCTAACAGACAGCGATCTGTATAGCGATTGTCG ACTGTTTGCGACAGTTGATCCTAGATTAAGAAGTGCTGTTCTTCCTTCGGG gaGGAAAGTGCTTTTTAGTGACACGGTAGGATTTATATCCGATTTGCCTGTACAG ttGGTGGAAGCATTTCACGCAACTTTAGAAGAAGTGATAGAAGCAGACCTGCTTGTG CATGTTGTAGATTCTACTGCTCCCAATCTTGACGAGCATCGCACAACGGTGTTGCAAGTTCTTCAACAAATAGGTGTGTCACAAGAGAAGCTTCAGAATATGATTGAAGTTTGGAATAAG ATTGATGCTGAAGAAGAGTGCATGGATGCCGATGAATATATCGACGAAGATGAAGAGGCTGATGAAACTAGTCTTGATAGAGAGGAGGATTTGAATACCGACAGTGAGACATTAGAAGAAACCGAAAAAGTCTCTGAGCAGTCACTGTGCGACTCTGAGGTCGTGGAAGGAAAAGAAGACTATTCTGATGGTTGGTTGTACGAGGAGGACACTATCGTTAACGAAGGTGATTTTTGTTTGCCTTCATCTGTGGCTAACCAACAAAACGATGGCACAATAGGACCGTCCGGTCCACATGTGAAAACATCTGCCATCACAGGAGTTGGTTTGCAAGAGTTGTTAGAACTAATAGATACGAAACTAAGTAGCCAAGATGAGAAATTGAAGGGTGCAAAGGTGGATGAAAGAAATTTGTTTGATAGAAAATGGAGGCCCTCACGTGATTCTAGCATTGCAGTAGAAAATTAG
- the LOC101509249 gene encoding protein PATRONUS 2, which translates to MAKFVAPGRLIIKDENLNPLHPKKALSNVKSKISKTDGKKGGSGITGRKALNDITNKKSIQPEASSKKKNLPKEDINIKEEMFSHNHRKCIEVQKAAMRDFNLEAVLPPDDGIPILEQIKVPGSPQCYPEPVELPMSDFSDWLDYPRQWKSPPSSPLSCDSLPSPLAWRHEAVEFVLKEEIDAQV; encoded by the exons ATGGCCAAATTTGTTGCTCCGGGACGCTTGATCATTAAAGATGAAAACTTGAATCCTCTTCACCCCAAAA AGGCCTTGTCGAATGTCAAGTCAAAGATTTCAAAGACAGATGGAAAGAAAGGTGGTTCTGGGATTACAGGTCGGAAGGCACTAAACgatataacaaacaaaaaatcaattcaaCCTGAAGCCTCATCTAAGAAAAAGAATTTACCCAAGGAAGATATTAATATAAAGGAGGAAATGTTCTCACATAATCACAGGAAGTGCATTGAGGTCCAGAAAGCTGCAATGAGAGATTTCAATCTAGAGGCTGTTCTACCTCCAGATG ATGGCATACCTATTCTTGAGCAGATAAAG GTTCCTGGTTCGCCTCAATGCTACCCAGAACCAGTTGAATTGCCGATGTCCGATTTTTCTGATTGGTTGGACTATCCAAGACAGTGGAagtctcctccatcttctccaTTATCATGTGATTCTCTACCATCCCCCTTAGCATGGCGACATGAAGCAGTGGAATTTGTTCTGAAAGAAGAAATTGATGCCCAAGTGTAA
- the LOC101509799 gene encoding mitochondrial fission 1 protein A-like — translation MAKLEAKLGMIVDKVGQFFSGKDLLPSCDSDIIAGCEREVAEAEKQSSSDDSMQESLLRLSWALVHSKQPQDVQRGIAMLQSSLPSTIDPLQQREKLYLLAVGYYRSGDYSRSRDLVEKCLEIAPDWRQATTLKTAIEERITKDGVIGLGIAATAVGLIAGGIAAAVSRKK, via the exons ATGGCGAAACTTGAAGCGAAGCTAGGAATGATCGTTGACAAGGTTGGCCAATTCTTCTCCGGCAAAGACCTTCTTCCCTCCTGTGATTCCGATATCATCGCT GGATGTGAAAGAGAAGTTGCTGAGGCTGAGAAACAATCCTCCTCTGATGACTCTATGCAAGAATCTCTCTTGCGTTTATCATGGGCTCTTGTCCACTCAAAGCAACCACAAGATGTGCAACGTGGGATAGCAATGCTTCAAT CATCTTTACCTAGCACAATCGACCCACTGCAGCAAAGGGAGAAGCTTTATCTTCTCGCTGTTGGATATTATAGAAGTGGTGACTATTCAAGGAGTAGGGATCTTGTGGAGAAATGTCTAGAG ATTGCACCTGACTGGAGGCAGGCAACGACACTTAAGACAGCGATTGAGGAACGAATCACAAAAG ATGGTGTCATTGGCCTGGGCATTGCAGCAACTGCTGTTGGACTGATTGCAGGTGGAATTGCGGCAGCCGTGTCTCGTAAAAAGTGA
- the LOC101510328 gene encoding probable magnesium transporter NIPA3 isoform X2 yields the protein MVGWDDHKICFCMVSCSVIVGEVANFVAYAFAPAVLVTPLGALSIIVSAVLADLILKEKLHKLGVLGCVMCIAGSIIIVIHAPKEDPISSVLQIWNMATQPAFLAYVGSVVVLVFILVFHFAPRCGHTNVLVYTGICSLMGSLSVMSVKALGTSLKLTIEGKNQLVYPETWFFMLVVAICVVMQMNYLNKALDTFNTAIVSPIYYVMFTTLTILASVIMFKDWDGQSGSTIASEICGFIVVLSGTIMLHATKDFERTHSFRGGTPSSPTLSVRLYNGNGDMLHKEDEENESPECISRRQDLC from the exons AATCTGTTTCTGTATGGTTTCTTGTTCAGTGATTGTAGGAGAGGTTGCAAACTTTGTTGCATATGCTTTTGCTCCTGCTGTTCTAGTTACCCCTCTTGGTGCATTAAGTATTATTGTGAG TGCTGTTTTAGCTGACCTTATTCTTAAAGAGAAGCTACATAAGCTTGGGGTATTGGGCTGTGTAATGTGCATTGCTGGTTCTATCATTATTGTTATTCATGCTCCTAAGGAAGATCCTATCTCATCTGTTCTACAGATATGGAATATGGCTACTCAACCAG CATTTCTGGCATATGTGGGGTCGGTAGTAGTATTGGTTTTCATTCTGGTTTTCCATTTTGCACCAAGATGTGGACATACCAATGTGCTAGTTTATACCGGCATTTGTTCGTTGATGGGTTCCCTCTCC GTGATGAGTGTCAAAGCACTGGGAACTTCTTTGAAATTAACTATTGAAGGGAAAAATCAGTTAGTTTATCCAGAGACATGGTTTTTCATGTTAGTTGTGGCCATATGCGTCGTCATGCAAATGAATTATCTTAATAAG GCTCTTGACACTTTCAACACAGCAATTGTTTCTCCTATATACTACGTCATGTTTACAACACTTACAATACTGGCCAGTGTAATAATGTTCAAG GATTGGGATGGCCAAAGTGGTTCAACTATTGCGTCAGAAATATGCGGTTTTATTGTCGTGCTATCAGGCACAATAATGTTACATGCGACCAAGGACTTCGAGAGAACCCACTCGTTTAGAG GTGGCACACCTTCGTCGCCTACATTATCTGTCCGGCTTTATAACGGAAATGGAGACATGTTACACAAGGAAGACGAAGAAAATGAATCTCCCGAGTGCATTTCAAGAAGGCAAGATTTATGTTAG